A window of the Thermococcus alcaliphilus genome harbors these coding sequences:
- a CDS encoding uL15m family ribosomal protein: MIRRKKKVRKLRGSHTHGWGCKKKHRGGGHKGGRGMAGTGKRKKTKWTWVIKYAPDHLGKRGFKRPVEVQREITAVNLKFIDEHLDELMQLGIAYEEEGRIIVDTTQFADKVLGTGKLTKPLVIKARAFSPKAEEKIIQAGGEALLA, encoded by the coding sequence ATGATTAGGAGAAAGAAAAAAGTGAGAAAGCTTCGCGGTTCCCACACTCATGGATGGGGATGCAAAAAGAAGCACCGTGGTGGAGGACACAAGGGCGGTAGAGGTATGGCTGGAACAGGAAAGAGGAAGAAGACAAAATGGACATGGGTCATCAAATATGCTCCTGATCACTTAGGCAAAAGGGGTTTCAAGAGGCCTGTGGAAGTTCAAAGAGAGATAACTGCAGTGAACCTCAAATTCATTGACGAGCACCTTGACGAGCTCATGCAGCTTGGTATTGCCTACGAGGAAGAAGGAAGAATTATTGTCGATACCACTCAGTTTGCCGATAAGGTGCTTGGAACCGGGAAACTCACAAAACCACTTGTAATTAAAGCCAGAGCGTTCTCCCCCAAGGCTGAGGAGAAAATAATCCAAGCTGGGGGAGAAGCTCTGCTTGCTTGA